Proteins found in one Candidatus Amarolinea dominans genomic segment:
- the asnB gene encoding asparagine synthase (glutamine-hydrolyzing), with translation MCGIAGVCRSDQQPVAQAQLEQMAHLLRHRGPDDQGIYQNGPTGLAFRRLAILDLSPAGHQPMTNEDGTLWLVFNGEIYNYRSLVSELEAAGHIFRSRSDSEAILHAYEQWGDDCVLHFDGMFAFALWDEARQRLFAARDRFGIKPFYYHTNTERFIFASEIKALLADPATPRRPNDDRLYDYLVYGYLDHTAETMFADIRQLPPAHRLVVRQGQITIQRYWDLDPDQRLDNLSDQAAIGRLRELFFESVRLHLQSDVPIGTCLSGGLDSSAIVCAIARLLDAEGVDRAMIGERQRTFTASFDDPAFDERRFAREVIAQTGAQAYFAFPRAEELGALLPDLIWRQEEPFGSTSIVAQWCVMQLAGQQGIKVMLDGQGSDEILGGYHPFFSGLWANLLRRADFAGLSRTLAGFRGRHGVPPRILLTGALGLALPAALRSAIQVGRGRTRPAWLGPALATHPQPWLEMPAPYRDPLRRQMYQYLTTLHLPSLLHYEDRNSMAFSIEARVPFLDHRLVEFAFALPARFMLRDGETKWLLRRALADVLPPAITQRQDKMAFGTPEAAWFRTTLRPLMTEIFASARFRQRPYWNAAVVDQIFQEHQAGQADHRLLLWRWFNTELWLRRFME, from the coding sequence ATGTGTGGAATTGCCGGCGTCTGCCGCAGCGATCAACAGCCCGTGGCGCAGGCGCAGCTCGAACAGATGGCGCACCTGCTGCGTCACCGCGGCCCGGACGATCAGGGCATCTACCAGAATGGGCCGACCGGGCTGGCCTTCCGCCGCCTGGCGATTCTTGATCTCTCGCCGGCCGGGCATCAACCGATGACCAACGAGGATGGCACCCTCTGGCTGGTCTTCAACGGCGAAATCTACAACTACCGCAGCCTGGTGAGCGAACTGGAGGCGGCCGGCCACATCTTCCGTTCGCGCAGCGACAGCGAGGCGATCCTGCACGCCTACGAACAGTGGGGCGACGACTGCGTGCTACACTTCGATGGCATGTTCGCCTTTGCCCTGTGGGATGAGGCGCGCCAGCGGCTGTTCGCGGCCCGCGACCGCTTCGGCATCAAGCCCTTCTACTACCATACCAACACGGAGCGCTTCATCTTTGCTTCGGAGATCAAGGCGCTGCTGGCCGACCCGGCCACGCCCCGCCGGCCCAACGATGATCGCCTCTATGATTACCTGGTCTACGGCTACCTCGATCACACGGCCGAAACGATGTTTGCCGACATTCGCCAATTACCGCCCGCCCATCGGCTCGTGGTGCGCCAGGGCCAGATCACCATCCAGCGCTACTGGGACCTGGACCCCGATCAGCGCCTGGACAACCTGAGCGATCAGGCCGCGATCGGCCGCCTGCGCGAGCTGTTCTTCGAATCGGTGCGCCTGCATCTGCAGAGCGATGTGCCCATCGGCACCTGTCTGAGCGGCGGACTCGATTCGTCGGCCATCGTCTGCGCCATCGCCCGCCTGCTCGACGCGGAGGGGGTTGATCGGGCCATGATCGGCGAGCGCCAGCGCACCTTCACCGCCAGCTTCGACGATCCGGCCTTCGATGAGCGCCGCTTTGCGCGTGAGGTCATTGCCCAGACCGGCGCGCAGGCTTATTTCGCCTTTCCGCGGGCCGAGGAACTGGGCGCGCTGCTGCCCGATCTGATCTGGCGCCAGGAAGAGCCGTTTGGCTCCACCAGCATCGTGGCGCAGTGGTGCGTCATGCAGTTGGCGGGACAGCAGGGCATCAAGGTGATGCTCGACGGCCAGGGCAGCGACGAGATTCTGGGCGGCTATCACCCCTTCTTCTCCGGCTTGTGGGCCAATCTCCTGCGCCGCGCCGATTTCGCCGGGCTGAGTCGTACACTGGCGGGCTTTCGCGGCCGCCATGGCGTGCCGCCCCGCATCCTGCTGACCGGCGCGCTGGGGCTGGCCTTGCCCGCGGCCCTGCGCAGCGCTATCCAGGTGGGCCGCGGCCGCACGCGGCCGGCCTGGCTGGGCCCGGCCCTGGCCACACACCCGCAGCCCTGGCTGGAGATGCCCGCGCCCTATCGTGATCCGCTGCGCCGCCAGATGTACCAGTATCTCACCACCCTGCATCTGCCCTCACTCCTGCACTACGAGGACCGCAACTCGATGGCCTTCAGCATCGAGGCGCGCGTGCCCTTTCTCGATCATCGGCTGGTCGAATTCGCCTTCGCGCTGCCGGCCCGCTTCATGCTGCGCGACGGCGAGACCAAATGGCTGCTGCGCCGGGCGTTGGCCGATGTGCTGCCGCCCGCGATTACGCAGCGCCAGGATAAGATGGCCTTTGGCACCCCGGAGGCGGCCTGGTTCCGCACGACGCTGCGGCCGCTCATGACCGAGATCTTCGCCAGCGCCCGCTTCCGCCAGCGCCCCTACTGGAACGCGGCCGTCGTTGACCAGATTTTCCAGGAGCATCAGGCCGGCCAGGCCGAC